From Hirundo rustica isolate bHirRus1 chromosome 1, bHirRus1.pri.v3, whole genome shotgun sequence, a single genomic window includes:
- the ACAD11 gene encoding acyl-CoA dehydrogenase family member 11, translated as MAVEPGTSEVRRQHRFDQDSLERYLSSRLPGFPRQPAGALAVRQYSSGQSNPTFYLQKGGQAFVLRKKPHGPLLPGAHKVDREYRVQKALFSAGFPVPEPLLYCSDVSIIGTEFYVMQHVQGRIFRDVSLPEVGPAERSALYLAMMETLASLHSFDLQSLGLQGYGRGPGYCKRQVSTWKKQYDAAAHTDIPAMNKLAEWLANNLPPDDNEERLIHGDLRIDNIIFHPTEARVLAVLDWELSTTGHPLADLAYATQFYFWPASIKALGQGSVLGFKGNIETPSFEELVSIYCRCRHISTTLSNFNFFLALSYFKMAAIAQGVYARYRIGNASAENSHEFAKIVKPLAERGLELSKRSSFSNTQHSISAELFHQSRKGQEILLKVKQFMKQHIYPAEKEIVKYYTEPRNTEDRWKKPPLLERLKELAKAEGLWNLFLPDVSGLSQLDYALIAEETGRCFFAPEVFNCHAPDTGNMEVLHMYGTEEQKKEWLEPLLEGKISSCFCMTEPDVASSDATNMQCTIEQDGNSYVINGKKWWSSGAGNPNCKVAIVMGKTKNSSASRYKQHSMIIVPMDTPGLKLIRPLSVFGYMDEIHGGHFEIHFNDVRVPVSNIILGEGRGFEIAQGRLGPGRIHHCMRSLGAAEAALEILCQRAAQRETFGKKLYQHEVVAHWIAECRLSIEQARLLTLQTARKIDTLGNRRARKEVAMTKVVVPRAVLKVIDCAIQVCGGAGVSQDFPLASMFAYIRTLRLADGPDEVHLSTIARWELLDQSKKLTAKI; from the exons CTCAGGCCAGTCAAACCCAACCTTTTACCTTCAGAAGGGTGGACAGGCTTTTGTGCTCAGGAAGAAGCCCCATGGTCCCCTTTTACCTGGAGCACACAAG GTCGACAGAGAATATCGTGTGCAGAAAGCCTTATTTTCAGCTGGGTTTCCAGTGCCTGAGCCCCTTTTGTATTGCAGTGATGTTTCTATCATTGGAACAGAGTTTTATGTAATGCAGCATGTGCAG GGTCGCATTTTCCGAGACGTGTCTCTGCCTGAGGTGGGCCCAGCAGAGCGTTCTGCTCTGTACCTTGCAATGATGGAAACTCTGGCCTCGTTGCACTCCTTTGATTTACAGTCGTTGGGTCTCCAAGGATATGGTAGAGGACCAGGATACTGCAAAAGACAG gtATCGACTTGGAAAAAACAGTATGATGCAGCTGCTCATACAGATATTCCTGCCATGAACAAGCTGGCTGAGTGGTTAGCAAATAACTTGCCACCTGATGATAATGAAGAAAGACTGATTCATGGGGACTTGAGAATAGATAACATCATCTTCCACCCAACAGAG gcTCGTGTTTTGGCCGTGCTGGACTGGGAGCTTTCAACTACTGGTCATCCTTTAGCAGATTTAGCATATGCCACTCAATTCTACTTTTGGCCTGCATCTATTAAGGCCTTAGGTCAAGGGTCTGTCTTGGGTTTCAAAGGCAACATAG AAACTCCTTCCTTTGAAGAACTGGTTTCCATTTACTGCCGCTGCCGGCATATTTCCACTACTTTGTCCAACTTTaacttttttcttgctttgtccTATTTTAAAATGGCAGCAATAGCCCAG ggtGTATATGCCAGGTATCGCATAGGAAATGCTTCTGCAGAGAATAGTCATGAATTTGCAAAGATTGTGAAGCCTTTAGCAGAAAGAGGATTAGAGCTCTCAAAAAG GTCATCCTTCAGCAACACACAACACAGCatttctgcagagctcttccaTCAAAGTAGGAAAGGCCAAGAAATTTTGCTGAAGGTTAAGCAGTTCATGAAGCAGCACATTTATCCAGCTGAGAAG GAAATAGTAAAATATTATACTGAACCTAGAAATACTGAGGACAGATGGAAGAAACCACCACTGCTGGAGAGACTGAAG GAATTGGCCAAAGCAGAAGGTCTGTGGAATCTTTTCCTCCCAGATGTCAGTGGTCTCAGCCAGCTTGACTATGCTCTAATAGCTGAGGAGACAGGGAGATGCTTTTTTGCTCCTGAGGTTTTCAACTGTCACGCACCAG ACACAGGAAACATGGAGGTCCTCCACATGTACGGCACTGAAGAGCAAAAGAAAGAGTGGCTGGAGCCTCTCCTGGAAGGGAAGATTAGTTCTTGCTTCTGCATGACAG AGCCTGATGTGGCTTCAAGTGATGCCACCAATATGCAATGCACCATTGAGCAAGATGGGAACAGCTACGTGATCAACGGCAAGAAGTGGTGGAGCAGTG GTGCTGGGAACCCAAATTGCAAAGTAGCAATTGTAATGGGTAAAACCAAAAACTCATCGGCATCCAG GTACAAGCAGCACAGTATGATTATTGTTCCCATGGACACCCCAGGGCTGAAGCTGATAAGACCTCTTTCAGTGTTTGGATACATGG ATGAGATCCATGGAGGACATTTTGAGATACACTTCAATGACGTGCGAGTACCTGTCTCCAATATAATACTGG GTGAGGGCAGGGGGTTTGAGATAGCCCAAGGCCGGCTGGGGCCGGGCCGGATCCATCACTGCATGCGGTCCCTCGGCGCGGCCGAGGCTGCTCTGGAGATCCTGTGCCAGCGCGCGGCTCAGCGTGAGACCTTCGGCAAGAAACTCTATCAGCAC GAAGTTGTTGCCCACTGGATTGCGGAATGCCGCCTTAGCATAGAACAGGCTCGCCTGCTCACACTACAGACAGCCCGCAAGATTGACACGCTGGGCAACAGAAGAGCAAGGAAAGag GTAGCCATGACCAAAGTGGTTGTTCCACGAGCAGTGCTCAAGGTGATTGACTGTGCAATTCAAGTGTGTGGTGGAGCCGGAGTTTCTCAGGATTTTCCTTTGGCATCCAT GTTCGCATACATACGCACCTTGCGCCTAGCGGATGGGCCCGATGAAGTTCATCTCTCAACGATTGCAAGGTGGGAACTCCTTGATCAGTCAAAGAAGCTCACTGCAAAAATCTAA
- the ACKR4 gene encoding LOW QUALITY PROTEIN: atypical chemokine receptor 4 (The sequence of the model RefSeq protein was modified relative to this genomic sequence to represent the inferred CDS: substituted 1 base at 1 genomic stop codon): MCQSNSDHFTEAHLHCRACYSSADKSFATVXDMNNSTDYWIEDEEDDLNPLIDYNTYELLCEKSDVRNFRKLFLPVFYALAFTVGVAGNSLVVAIYAYCKKPKTKTDVYIMHLAIADLLLLFTLPFWAANAVQGWELGNPMCKLTSSLYTMNFSSSMLFLACISVDRYRATSESQGHRRVAKHCSVTCICVWLAAIFLSIPALIFNQVRKHNERNECLPIFPMNMETILKSTIQILEIILEFLLPFLVMLICYSATARAIFRSANVKKSRPFMVLLAVVATFIVTQLPYNIMKLWRAIDIIYMLVTDCDASKTMDVALQVTKSIALFHTCLNPLLYIFLGASFKMHVMKIAKNYGYWRRQQQNGRSEEISMNYEDPTEETISFTI, encoded by the exons ATGTGTCAGAGCAATTCAGATCACTTCACTGAGGCACATCTCCACTGCAGAGCCTGCTACTCATCTGCTGACAAAAg CTTTGCCACAGTCTGAGATATGAATAACTCAACAGATTACTGGattgaggatgaggaggatgatcTCAACCCTCTTATAGACTACAATACCTATGAGCTTCTCTGCGAAAAAAGTGATGtgagaaatttcagaaaattattccTCCCAGTGTTCTATGCGCTGGCTTTCACGGTTGGAGTGGCTGGAAACTCCTTAGTGGTTGCAATTTACGCCTACTGCAAGAAACCCAAGACCAAGACAGACGTGTACATCATGCACCTCGCCATCGCTgatctgctcctgctcttcacCCTCCCTTTTTGGGCTGCAAATGCAGTGCAGGGATGGGAACTTGGAAACCCAATGTGCAAGCTCACTTCTTCTCTGTACACCATGAATTTCAGCTCCAGCATGCTGttcctggcctgtatcagcgTGGATAGATACAGGGCCACTTCTGAATCCCAGGGCCACAGAAGAGTTGCCAAACACTGCAGTGTTACCTGCATCTGTGTCTGGCTGGCTGCCATTTTCCTCAGTATCCCTGCACTGATATTTAATCAAGTCAGGAAACACAATGAGAGGAACGAATGCCTTCCTATATTTCCAATGAACATGGAAACAATCTTAAAATCAACCATTCAAATTCTGGAAATTATCCTGgaatttctgcttcctttcttaGTAATGCTGATCTGCTATTCCGCTACTGCTCGGGCAATCTTTAGATCTGCAAATGTTAAGAAGTCCAGGCCTTTCATGGTTCTGCTGGCAGTAGTGGCTACTTTCATTGTCACCCAGCTACCCTACAACATCATGAAGCTGTGGCGAGCCATAGACATCATCTACATGTTGGTTACGGACTGCGACGCCAGCAAAACCATGGATGTGGCGCTCCAGGTCACCAAGAGCATCGCTTTGTTCCACACCTGCCTCAACCCTCTCCTCTACATCTTTCTGGGAGCCTCTTTCAAAATGCACGTCATGAAAATTGCAAAAAATTATGGGTACTGGAGAAGACAACAGCAGAATGGAAGATCTGAAGAAATTTCTATGAATTACGAAGACCCTACTGAAGAAACAATCAGTTTCACTATATAG